The Branchiostoma lanceolatum isolate klBraLanc5 chromosome 1, klBraLanc5.hap2, whole genome shotgun sequence genomic sequence tcagtcagtcagtcagtcagtcagtcagtcagtcagtcagtcagtcagtcagcagCTTTCTCACACGATAAGATCTTGGTCAGTAACCACGCAATTATCTCTGTCAGTGTATTCTTTAAATTCAACATTAGCGCACACCTGTTTTCAGATAAATGATCTGGAACGTTAGTTTCTTGACAGAAATACTGTTGGACagaaataattgttttttttcaaattgtgctTTTTGAGATAATGGAGTCACCGGGTCAGTAAAATGCCATTCTTCGCCCGCGGACAGAGTTGTTTACAGTTTGGCTGTATGAAATACATTCGATGTCAATCAGACCACCTTGTGTTCTCGAATAGAAAAGGTCAAACCATCGGTTTAGACATTCTGAATGGAGACAGGCATTGTCCAGCCAGAAAAAAAGTCAGTAATGAATGGTCAAAGTGAGATCGCTTTCCTTAAAAGCTAGCGAAACAAGTGTAGATTAAGCATCGTCAATTTTTCGGACTTGTCCCTCTTTGAGAGACGTCTCTCTTTGAGAGACAAGTCCCGCCCCCAACCCAAAGTAGACCAACATCATATAGTCACTCTGAAATCTAATGTGTGTCCCAGATTTGATGTACGCTGTATGTTGTTATATGTTTTGTAAGAACATAACAGCATAGCCAGTAGTAGCCTGCAGCCCAGCCTGTAGCGACTGTTGGGAGCGAACCAAAGTTGAAAAGGATGGTCTCCAGGCTAAGCCAGTTGGGGATTTGTGATTTCTAGATCTTCCCATACTTTGTAAGTTGGTGATTACTATTGAGGACACAGGGAATTAGTTGTCTTACTAATAGTAAAAAAAAGCCTGATTAAACGTATGCAGCAGCAGAAACGTTTTATTCCACATGAATACACATAGTGGCATACAGCTGTAGCAAAAACAGGTAATGCGCATGCCTCTTCATAACTGACGGATATGCATATACCACCGAATTCAACAGGCACATACTGACCGTACACAATACATTAATCACATGAtttcaacatacatggacaaATATGGTCACGATGATACAAGAAGGAGAatgtatacaaataaataaagaaacagTTTTACGTTGCCCTTATCTTTTATTAAGTCTTTACGTACCTCGGAAAGTTGGCCATGGCTTAAATATCTGCTTACTGTTCACTGAAGCTACCACGTCACAAATGTACCACAACAGtatcgtatatatatatatatatatatatatatgctacaACCCAACGTAACGAGTTTTCCTACATCTGAAGTACCAAAAGGTGCTAAAAAGTATAACGCAAGAGCAAATACATCAAAGTGACGACATTTGCGTTAAGAAATCTGATTTCAAACGTTTTAACATCTTAGAGAAGGCCAAGATCTTCTGAGCTCCTTGTGGTCCGATGTGCTTGGCTACGCTCAGCCGCACTGTAAGATAAAGAAAAAGATAACCGTTTGCAATACTAATAGCAACTGAATTCTACTGAGTCATATTGCACTTTTCCCAGCCACAGATGTTGAAACAGTTTCACAGAGGGCAGTGACGTATAAAATTATGTATTATTTTAAGCATTCGAGCGAAGTCATGATAAAAGAATCCTGTTggacaggaatttttctgtctACAGAGGCGTGTAAACCATTGTTTGCTAAACACACTGTAATCGTGCATAAGCTGGAGGCGAAGCCTGCTCCACATTTATAATTACCGCAGAAGAATGgactgttcttttcaaatgtccGAAAAGACGGCGGAACTTTCATGTGATGCAATCACAAGATGGCGGATAATTATCTTGGTGCAGGGGTTGGGTGGGCGAGTTTTTAGTTACAATTCATGCCGTGAAAGTGATGTACGAAAAAACTATATTCTATCTATTTGATATCTAATAACCAGAGAAAAACGCAATGTCTGCCTCCAAAGTAAGAGCCACCACGCCGAATCTGGATAATTTCAGACGTATTTAATGTGTGTAATTATGAATAAACATTGAGGAAATGAAGATGGCGCAGGACTTACTGTTCTGTCGCTCGTCAGGAGTCATGTTCGTCACTACACGTCTGATCCTGTCTAAAGTCTCCTCTGCTTCTTTCTGGAACGCAGCATCTGTGGTAGGTACAATACACCACACAACATCACAATCTGGCGCATATTGAACCTACTGcaatacacacaaaacaataaaatatcCATTTGATTAATACATTGTTAAGACCTGATGTTTGTGTTGTCCAGCAGGTAGATGAGAATGTCTTCGATTAAAGAAATGCCGAAGAATCTACTATAAATTTACCAAACATTTCGAATAGGAATGAattaaaactttattttttctattctacttaggccacagcaagtaaattttatggatgacatcctccgcagactccaaaattaatgagatagggcggaaaaaaaacaaggcgggtcaaaaataacatcattcctatattttcaaattttgagatcatacgtcttgttaaacaagaattgaggcgacgaaatatgatatcatgaccaacaggtcttttattcctatattcaaccaatgaggtttcatatataatataaaacctccttgatttaatgtaaacatgtcattgtagatgtgtatacatctcaaaagactaactacaacaaatgcagaaaagagcttgttgtaccatcatctgaagcaactacactgggaattcatatgcgatgaaacaccttgtgtatacagctcaattaactagatctccccccccccccattattcatataatgtccttgctagaacaaatgcagaaaacagcttgttattataccatcatgggcaggaactacactgggtattcatatgcaatgaaacaccttagactgtcaacgtttacgacataattgccaatttttggcatcttgaccaccgtcggagggcaatgaaatttcttgttttttatttcgaaatcaggcgaaaattaatgagcgcgctgatgtcatccataaaaattacttgctgtggccttagatcaattgaaaatatgaaaaaataaCAAGTACTGGCCGCTAGGTCGGTTTTGTAAGTTTTATTCCAACTTACCATTGTACAGTGCCTTGTCACCGCTGGCAATATTTTTCAGGGTTTCCAAGTCTTTCCATGACTTTAACAAGTCGTTCACTACAACGAAACAAACCAAGCACATTTCAAAATCACTTCTATGATCTTGTGAAATTGTATAAACGTTTCAACAATTTCATTAGTTTATATGACATGTATGTTACCTCGGTTTCTAACTTATATGAGACGGAATATTGTCTCCCAAGTCACGAGAATTATATATCGAATATAGGACAGTCAGTATTTCGAGAGCCTTTCAATACAACGGGGACCGTTtcggcggtcgtccctcggcttcACAACTCCcatggctacacaactcccttgccggcattagagaaccttgccccccccccccccaatatatacgccgccgttataggaagtctgcgaaggaggctagacaATGTTGTGATTGTGTCGGTTTATGGCACAATTCTATCTGTAACATTGACAACTTTTCCCGCGGGGCTATAATAAATTTcttgttgacacaacaaaagtacggcGACTTTCGGAAgtctacgtacaagtatatgaataaatgaaaagaaaaataatgttgATTTTAACGTATTGTTTATGATACTGGTTCTAAGGTTTAAACATTAATGATTCTCCCTATTAATCGATTTTTATGCCAAATGGTAGTTATTGCCTTCCTGCAAATGTTTTTCATACCAGCACCAAATCAGGGTCACAATAAATGACAGTAAAACAACTTAAAGTAATGGCGGGAAACGCATTGTGTGCTCTTTTTCCCCACG encodes the following:
- the LOC136432546 gene encoding uncharacterized protein; translation: MNKAAYLLLLTLLVAFVQAGEVNDLLKSWKDLETLKNIASGDKALYNDAAFQKEAEETLDRIRRVVTNMTPDERQNMRLSVAKHIGPQGAQKILAFSKMLKRLKSDFLTQMSSL